The proteins below are encoded in one region of Microbispora sp. NBC_01189:
- a CDS encoding DUF1931 family protein encodes MAEVMAVPRFERFFRTAASLDVDKEDLRRYSDFVNQKLYDLLVIGQAHAKANVRDIVETWDLPITKGLQESIHRFRDLDEDIELKPILEQLAALPPLDLSIGEEVRERLPEIVGGLSLALARTFTILDPGLKNPRTEQWERVIRVFELLL; translated from the coding sequence ATGGCAGAAGTGATGGCGGTGCCGAGGTTCGAGCGGTTCTTCAGGACGGCGGCGAGCCTCGACGTCGACAAGGAGGATCTCCGGCGCTACAGCGACTTCGTGAACCAGAAGCTGTACGACCTGCTGGTGATCGGCCAGGCCCACGCGAAGGCGAACGTCCGGGACATCGTCGAGACCTGGGACCTGCCCATCACCAAGGGCCTCCAGGAGAGCATCCACCGGTTCCGCGACCTCGACGAGGACATCGAGCTGAAGCCCATCCTGGAGCAGCTCGCGGCGTTGCCTCCGCTCGACCTGTCCATCGGCGAGGAGGTGAGGGAGCGGCTGCCCGAGATCGTCGGCGGGCTGTCGCTGGCGCTGGCGCGCACGTTCACCATCCTCGATCCCGGCCTGAAGAATCCGAGAACCGAGCAGTGGGAACGCGTG